ATCCCAACCCCAACCTCGTACATTTGGGGTTCTATGAAACTTTTACGTCTCTTCCATTGATGGACTTGCATTCGGTAATTACCATCGGTCCAAGAAATCGTTAATGCAAATGCTTGTCCAGTGCATTTGATTACCCCGACTGTAGTCAAATGTTTGTTGAGGTTGGTAATCTGATATGCTTGTCCTGTGCATTTGATACGGTATAAGCTGCTTAAGCTCAGAACGCACAAGTATAGAGAGGTTGGTTGAAAAAGACAAATCCTAGACCATAATTTAGCATTTTAGCAAGATACATGAGCCGACAGAATCTCACAGTTTTTGTATTGTTTATTTCAATCCTCTGAATCCGATATTCTTGACAAGCTTTTTGGCTTGGCCATTGAATTACACCATTCATGATAAGAAAGTGATCTCATAAGAAGATAAATAAGAAAGCAAATACGCATTGAAAGTGATTGAAGGTTATTTTAAAAACATTTCCCAGTTATCAACGACTTATGCAACATGAAGATTTTACATTAATACATTAATCATCTTCATCACTCTGATACAGTTGGCATAATGATTGCAAGCCAGTGCTTCTAACAATCTGATTGTGATCTGCCTTTTGGTTGGTCTCTTCCCCTTCATTTGCTTTGCTGCCATTTGAATCTGCAGCTGGCTTCTTCACAATAGATACTCTTACTAATGGCGACTTGAAAATGGATTTTCCATTATTTGAAGACCCAGAAACACCAGCTTTATCTGTCAAAATCATGCAATGAACTAATAGTGCCCAGAGAAAACAAATAAAGACGGAGACAAACTTCTGGAGGGAAGCTAAAACAGACAAGAAACTGATACTTGAACAAAGATTCTATCcccttcttttgttctttactaTTTGACAACTATTAGTCTCTTCTTCAGAAGGGGTAATCCAGGGCTTTTGTAGCCATTACTcattacatcacaaaaatcatttgCTATCTGAAGCAAGAAATAGTTTgtccaaagaaagaaaagagttgAACTTAGATAGAAACGAGCATAATTTATCTCTCTTCATTTATGGTACGTAAAACTTTAGAGAACCAGCAGTAGCAAGATCAAATCCTAAACAGAGCAATCGGGGAAATAGAAAAGAGCAGAGAAGCATCTCATAACATTCTGGAAAGAGACAACAATTAATATCACTGCACTGCTTGTCATCTATTCCAAGATTATAGCTGTGAGAggtaacaaataatcacaaaaactTGTGATCAAAAGCTGAAATCTCCAGAAAAATCTGCAGATAGATTAACTAACCTTTATCAAGTGCACTGCCATCTGACAATGTATCCGTTGGGTTGCCCAGTCGTTCTTCATCCAGTTTTTTCCTCTGCAATAAAAGAGCTAAAATTAAGCTTAATCTCAAAGACACTGGTTATGGTCAATCTCCAAGTTACAGAGCCAATGACTTGTTCAAACAGAGTATAAACACTAATTAACATCATGAAAaacacacacaaataatctttCGTTAAGATAAGCAAGCAGTTAGACAATAACAAGCTTTCAAATCACAGATCAAGGAAACAGCTTTTAAGGATTGCAACTGCTTGATGAAGATAAACTAAGACAACCTgaaattgaaaaccctaactcaatccAGCAGTCCTCATATCCTAAAACTACAAAATTTCCTATCCTATAATGCAGTGGCCAGAATATAGCAATTGCATCAAACTGATTGAACATGAGGACACGCAAATCCTTGTCTTTATCAATTCTCAGACCTCTTTGGTCCCTCAACATTCAAGTCCTTCCCCTACCCATCACTGTTAGTTCAAGGTTGCATTGAATTCGCCAGTATCACTACTTCTGGAGAGGGCCTAAATACATTTTCTCAACTAACATATACCAGCAGAGAACAGCAAATTTTATTAACACTCTGTTGATAATTGCACCTTTGAAACAGAATTTGATGCTTCTTCACTGGCAGCAACTGTAGAAGCTACATCCTCCTCGTCATCAAAGTCATCATCATTAATCCTTCGCACATAGCTTTCACTTGATCCCTAAAGTCAAATTTTAGTACCATCAATGAGAATTTAGTTACAAAAATAGAAGATGATTTCACAATTGCATGCCTTACCTTAAATATAGATCTTATGAGAGCTTCATCCTCTTCAAACAGCTTCCTTTCCTATCAGCACAAGAATTGATAATTCAGTGAAAAATTCTTAATTGAAACAATGAAGACCCAATATAGGTGCACACAACATGATCTAGAACTGACTCTATATCCAACTCGCAACTTAATATATCACATCAACCCCATCCTATCTGTCTTTAAACCTTTATTTCAAGTATGTGCTTCTGTGTGTCTGTCCGCATGCGGATCCACGTGAGAGAGATGGGAAGAGAGAGGTTTTTGTTCAAAACCATGCTTCTAACAAATATAATTGGCAAATATTCTAACCCAACCTCACCAACCCAATTTAAAAGAAGAGAATAACATGATTCAAACATTACAAATTTGCAAAACAGGGGAAGGAGAAAAACTACATTTCTGATGACTTGGGCGTACAAAATCAACAGAAATAAGTGCCCGGGACGAGAAATTTTCAGGGTTTTGTTCCAAGCACATTGATAACAATCTATAGATATCACATATGCAGTATTTATCAAGTTATAaagtcaaaaaattaaaaagaagatTGACTTCCAAGCACATTTAGACATTGATAAAGCTATCCAACTACTGAATCTCAATGCAAACTTCTTGTCATAATGAACTTCTGCCAAATTTGCATCTTGATGCTTGTTAGTCATGTAAatgcccaaaaaaataaaataaacagcTAAGAAAATGGATTTCCTCTCTTGGATTTCACCCAGTACTGATGTTAGACATGACAAATTATTTGAAGCAGTTTAACAAGTCTAAAAGCAGAGATATCACAAGTTCAACCTTAAACAGATAGCTCCAAattgaccccaaaaaaaaaaatcctgtaATAGGTTTCTCATGCAGGAACCAGTTACCAATATATACATTAGAGTCCTAGCAAATGGCATTGGCATAAGAATCTTACTTTCTCCTCATTTGCACGTTGCAGAACTTCCAGCATTGCATCTACGCTGACACTTGCTTGTCTTGACTGAAAAATATAGGGGAAAGGGAGaaagagggaaagagagagaagatTAGTACCGGGAAGGCTTAGGTATATTTACATTTCGCTCACCTATACAGAAGAATATAAGTATTTTGTGAAATATATGTATTAGCATAGGTCAGATAGCAGTAATGAGTAAGAAGAAAAATCACCTTCATGGACTTCACTTCATCCAATGCAGCAAGTATATCCATTTCTCGTTTTGAGTCCAACGTTCTATTCTCCAATGATTTCATAGCATCCCCCATTTCTTCAGAATCTCTTTTCCTCTTCTCACTCTCAACTTGCTCGTCCTCTGCACGCCAGGGCTCAAAATTCCGTGTTGCGCCAGATTCGACAACATAATCAGAATTCTTTGGATCTGTTTTGTACGTAATCTCAGCTGAGCACTTTGTGCACTTGAAATAGAATCTGAATATTTGAATTCCCAAGTAGTTCTggaaaattgatcaaaaataaataaaaaggattcacgagttataaatttttttttttttttaaaataagctATCTTGTTTGAGCAAAAATGAAACGAAAGCGAGCAGATTCAACAACGCTATCATAACACGTGCTACACCGCTAATAATCTAGACTGGCCATCTTTGTACATCCAAATTTCTAATCCAAACATAAAAAACAGGAATTCCAACTCTGAAGTTCTAACTTTCGCAAAATTCAGACTTAACTCCAAAACCTGCATCACAATCCAAATAagataaaacaagaaaagcttTTGAACGATAATCAAGAAAATCGCACAGGAAAACAACTTAACTGAGCAATGTTAACGCAGGTGCACAGGTTAATTGAGCGATTACCTCTCCGGCAACGTCTTCCTTTCTTGAATTGAACTTTGTGCCTTTGTAAATATAGTTGCCGCACGTATTACAGCGAATACTCATAGGAAGCATCATCCGAACTTTCATCTGCTGGTTCTTCGGTTGCCTCCGCCGTGGAATCTTCGCCGGATCGAAATCCGGCGGATAGTACTTGTTCAGAACCTTCCGTTCTCCCATCTTTCTTACTTCTCCTTATCCTCCTCCTCTTAGTCAATCACAACTGCAAACCCTAACAATATCCTTTTCTGGAATCAAAAGATTATATAACTTCTTGTGATCGAAACAAGGGCCCTCTTAGTTAATTTGTACCTCCCAGAGTTCAAAACGTTGACATTCAATGATTCCAATAACTAAGAAACAGTTAATCTCTACTTATTCAGAATCTTCATAGAGAAATCTGCTTCGccagagaaaagaaaataattccctcgttttcttctttttcacttACTTTTTCCCCCCACTTTTCTCCCTATATTtggattgggaaaataattaaACCGGGCAGTGGTGGCGGTGCTCTAATTAGTAAGCTAAAACGACGCCGTTGTTGAGAGGAAGGATAGTGAGTAAAGAAACCATGACCAAAAACACATTTCCCCGCCCCTTCTTATCCTATAATTGGGTTGGAAAAATAATTTGACCGGCGGCGGTGCTCTACTTAGTAAGCCAACGACGCCGTTGTTAGGCGGAAGGATGGCGAGTAGAGAAACCCATAACCAAAAAAGCAAAATTCCGTTGCCGGGACTCGAACCCGGGTCTTTCGGGTGAGAGCCGAATATCCTAACCATCTAGACTACAACGGATGATGGTTAGTTTTCGGCTCGAATATAAATAAAAGTGAGAAACATTTGTGTTGTAGCCAATTATTACCAAAGACTAAACATCCTTCATAATATTCGAATACAATTTCCAAATTTTGGAGCGTAAACCTTTCTTTTGACGGATCCTCTATCTTTTCAAACAAAACATAAGCTAACATTAGCGTGTTTCTATCATTTGGCTAAGGTgttcttggaaacaaaatgcCATAACATTTCTGAAGCGTTTTAGCAAGTCATAGTCATAGATCCCCTTGATTTGCCTTTTCCAGAGCTATATGGTATTATTGGACTCAGCAGAAGGCTTATCAACCATGTTTGGACTAATTTTACGTAGTCATTCGGGATTGAAGCTAAGCATTCGTGATGAATTACACAGccccaaaaccaaaaaaaaaaaaaaaaatttgaatgaaaAACACCAAGAGATATAGAGAGAGCACTCGAATAATTCTAAAGTGCCTCGTATATTTGATTCAATTTAAATGTTCTTCAACAAAGTACATGATACAATATCCCGCATAGTTGCTAGCGAAGGATATtggcaaaaattcatcataaactGCTGCCCCAAAAAAGTGGCATGTTCAAACAGCTTCAGGTCGTCCACAGAAACACTGGTTTATCGTGCAAATTTTTCTCCACTCCACCTCATTTAGTGACCTTGTAACTCTGAGAAACCATAAAAGTCAAGCTTTAATTAATGAGGATATGCTGCTTAATATAAATCCTGCATTTATTTGAATTTCCAGGATCATTACCTTCACCCTTCTCAGTAGCTCTCTAGCGTTTGCGTCATTCTTAAAATGGTCACGAACGGGCTGCAAAGGTCATGCAATTAGAACAAGAGCAAATtaaaaatgagaataaaaacTTATAGGAGGAGAAAATCATGCTAAGTACTCTCATTCATTAGAATCTGGTTTACAAGTGTCACTACTCAAAAACAAGCTATATAGGAGTAGTTCCTTGGAATGGTGTAACATGATTAACCAGTTTGGAAGATGAAATTCTCACCTAATGAGCAAATTAAGTCAAGACGAACCAACAATATTCCCTTGCTTAATTTAATAAAAACAAGTCACCTTTGTGAAGGCCATGTCTCTACATTTTCCTATTGTCCTCTGTGTTTTTCTATCCTTGTACCATTTCTGATTTTGAAGTCAGTTttcttcaaattcaaggaagTAAAAATTGTTTACCTGGAGTATTTTGTTCAACGATTTAGCTAGCGCAGGTTTGACATCACCTGGGTGCAGTTCACCACTTTCATAATCAACAGCTAATTCTTCAAAAGTCTTGTAGatcctagaaaaaaaaaaattgacataaAAAGTATTAAGTGATTTTGGAACTATTCTGAAGCCAACGCATCATATAAAGGTACATTTTATCTTAATTGACAGTAAGACTGTCAGAGTCGAAAGAACttacttgtcaccaccattttGAGGACTGCGCTCAACCTTGAACTCATTGAACCAAGGTAAGATTATATATTTTATGTACTCAAGACAAGGATTCCCTGCTGCAATTTGTGGAGGGCAGTATGCCTTTCTTATCTTGAGATTAACCTCCGCCTGTGATAATCAATATTAGCTAtaataaagtaaaagaaaaggcATTAACCAATACCAAAAGTAAAAAGAAGATCAAGCACCTGACTCCATTCAATACCAAAAACACTATTACTAGCCCCACAGCATCATACCTCTTCATCCTCCATGTATATAGAAGAAGATGGGTCACTCTTTGACATCTTCTCCTGCCCCTGCTGTAGGCCAGGCAGCATGTCTACAATGTAAAAATTAGGCAAAAGCTAAGTTTAGTAGCattaaaaatcaataaaaaaaagaaggtttTAACCGTAAAAGAACAGATTGAAAGCCTACGATGGGACAAAATGATAGGTTTATTTTTCCTCTTAATATCATCACAGTACTCCCTTGCGAGAACATTCACTTTGCGCTGATCCATGCCCAATTGACAGATGTCAGCCTGTAAAATTGAATCATCAAGCGTCACTAGATCATTTTTTTATACTCCACAATAACCAATCATTTTCAACATGCCTCAGAGTGAGTATTAGAATGATACAGATGCACATGGGCAGAGGACCataattcatttgaaaatgagaAAGGTTTCATGATGCTGAAAAGCTACATAATTTGCATATAAGAATTCCTCAATATTCTATCATAATCATTTTGCTATAATGAAAGCTTTTTCCCACCTTTCagcaacacttttttttttaaggttttCAACAACACAATTGTTTGCTTAGCACATGCATAGTTCAGTTATATGATCTAAGCAGATAATACTGTAGGAGATGAAACTAACTATCGAACCATCTTTCCGGTGGTATTAAGGAAGGGGGTGCTCAGCAGTAACTTTCATCACTAACCACTAGAACCCTTGAGATACCCAGAGGCAAACTGATTGCAAAACCAAGGAAAACTATATCTGCGACAACTCCACAAACACATTATATTTATGTTCTCAGTCTGTTCGCTTAGGAACAATGCAGCGCCTAGCTAATGTAAAAGAAATAATGGTACGCCACAATCACAAAGACATGGAGGGACATGAGGTAAAACCTAATCAGATTGCCAACATGCAACAGAGTTGTACATTCTTAGTATGGTCAAACTTTAATAAAATTAGTATGCCTTAGATACGTAGCCACTATAAAATCTAAGCAAATCCACGTCTTCAGCTATTAGCATAACGAAGCATGACTAGAAGCCACTATATTGGTGCAAAAAGTGAATGTACTACTACTAAACTATTGAAGTCAACagtaaaaatccaaataaatatgGAAGCCAATCCTACATATAGCTATTTCCATCACGTCTCTTATAAAGCAAGTCACCTTGAGGAAGAATATGTCTGCGCACTGCATGCAAGGGTAAAAAATTTGAGCAGCAGTCAATTCATCTTGCTCATTACGACCCATAATCTGGCAGCACCTAATAAATTGAAACAAAAACGAAAACCAAATACTGGATATTATACCAGTATCCATAGAGCAGTAACTCAGTGAACCAGATAAACGAGCAACTTTATAGACCTGCTACCTGACTATCCTGGGAAGCTTGTTCCTCCGTGCTATGTCCATTACCAAGGGCCAATACTCATTGGCTCTGGAATTTATTTCATCAGAGGACCACAAAAACTCTACCTGACCGCCTTCCAAATTCATCCCCACAGCTTTCCAAATCTCAATTAAGTATTCACCAACAACTttgatttttttcaaatcaccaccCATTTTGTTGTTTAACTGGGCAAACCAGTCTGCTATCCAAATTTTGACCTTGCAACCAGCAGAAGTCAGTTTGTTCACATTGATTGCCTTCATGACTCCCTGTTTAGCAATAAATTGAGAATAATCACCCACTTGTTATTAAGACATAATAAAGGCATCCAGACATGATAATTAACAAAACTTGGTTTTCTAATTCTTCATCTAATCTGGGAAGACCATGGATGTGAGCTGTGATGTTTTAAAACTCTTCTAAGATACTTATGAGGAATCCAAAATTATTTGGCATGATTTACTCCGACCCACTTATTTTAGCCAAAAAACACAAAGGCATggaaggagaaaaggaaaaccatACATAAAGTGCCAAAATAGTTTAACACAAACTAGAAGAACATAAAAGCAGACTGTAGTCCCTCAATTAGGAAGAAGATAACCTGTGAGAAACTTCACCTACATCCGGAACGCTTTACAAAACATACATTTCTCACATATAGTACTTGACTCAACTGCAAGTAAATTCTCAGAGCTAGAGGTCAGTTACCAGGTTTGAAAAAAACTAAGTACACATAAAGCTATCTGTACCATAATACATTCATTCTACATTTGTAACCAGAACAAAAGAGCAACCAACAGACAATCTAGCTGAGATTAAGTATGGCATGCTATAGACAAACTACATTAAGGTCATCAAATACTAATTAAATTGTCAAACAGATGataaaataacatttttttcccttctttaaTTTTTTAGCAAGTAAAGGAACAGATGTAACTAGTATCCAAATTCCACACCTGAGCGATGTGCATTCTGCCAGATGGCTCAAAACCATCATAGCAAACAGGCTGGGGCTTCTTCTCCAAAAGGTTCAACAGTTCATCCTCTTGAATACACTCTTCCCCCACACTCCTGACAATCCTGAACCTCTCCTCTAAGCTCATCCTGTACGCAACATTTTTTGGCAATAAGGATTGAGAACTGAATTTGCAGAAGTCAAAACATACTTGAAAAAGAATTCAAAACCAGCTCATCAATCAAGACAAGTCGAATTACCAAAGCACCACCGcacattttctgggttttgtATGTGCTTGCACGTGTATCTACAAAACCAACTTCCTGATAACCAATTGAATTCATCTCACATGGAAATCCATCACTTTAATATCACATAAGTCATCCCAAAAAAAAGTGTTGAACTTGAAAACACAGAAACACATATGTATCATCTATCAACtcaggaaaaagcaaaaaaaaaaaaaaaaaaaagagcatatACTCAGAGCAGCAAAGAGCAGCTTCCTCCACCCATACCAAATTACCAATTTACACTTTACCTTGAGTACATGCAAAAGCTTCTAGAAAAACAGAAAGAGCAGATAGTTGCAACAACTCGTAagaacgtccgatagaaactACATTCCAATTCATTTAcaaacaattaatccacattcACATGTCTTAGGAAAAAGctaaatgaaaaaacaaaatcaaaCTTGTAAAACGATTAGAATGAGAGAGGACTTACTGTGAGGAGGAGGTTTGGGGAGGGGGCGGAGAGGAAACCGAGAGAGACGCCACGGATTCCGACGGAGGAATGGCAGTTTCGTCCATTCCGATTCGATTGGACAAACTTTCTGTAAAATCTTCAGCTGCAGACTATTGGTTGGCTGCAGggaggaaattagggttttcagaGGACGAATGTGGAAATAGAACAGAAGTCGATGGCTTTTTTGGAGAAGAAGACTCGTGGACTCAtacccccttttctttttggacTTTATCTTTGGATCTAGCTTCTGGGCCTATGGACAACTACTTATGAAGTACCGAGAATTACCATTACATGGGCTTAcatctttttaaattttaatacaTGTTCTTCTTTTGTAGGCACAGGCAGGTGCTAAGATATgagaaaattaaggaaaggtagataaaaacaaattgacaaaataaAAGTGTCTTTAATTCTTAACTTTAAGTAGAGTTAAGTTTGTACTTAGGAAATACAACTACACATAATTTTAATCCAAGAAAAAAAACTATGCATGCTGTTTTGTAAAGACTGCTATTTTATCAAAGCAAATTTTAGTGAAGTAGCATATTACATTTTTATTTCGGAAAAATGTTAATGACacttcttttgacttttttttttacttgtacGACAGGAAAAGTATACCCTTTactctttattttaattataattgGTTAAAAAGGAATAGTTGCAAATTCAATGAAGGATACagaatttctttccaaattcaCATGATCAAACGGTCAAAAAGAGTGCATGATTTCAACATACATAAATCAGGATTTTGAACTGCATTCCTTAGTATTGTTCTTTCATTTCAGTAGGAGTAGTATTCTTTCGAtttcttataatttttttccATGGAAACATGTACTTAGCACTTTTGCATTGGTACCACCTTTCTCGGCCGTGGGAGTTTTCCCGTTGACTTGCTAATTAGAACGAGGAGGAATCCATGGGTTCCCATATCTTACCGTTAGATCAGATGAGTACATTATACACTCGTATGGATCTAGAGAAATCCAACTGTATTAAACAGACAGAGCAGTTGTGCCAGTTTTCTTTATTATTTCGTTTTCTATTCTAATTAAATATTTGAGGAGTTTCTTACTAGTCAAATAGTTTTCCAGTCTAGTTGTTTTCTATTACTTTTGCATTTCTAGTGGTAGTTCTCCCTATAAATAAGTTTATTAGGGTTATTATAATCATTCAATTCTTGacaatattatttattttaacaCTTGCTGCGTTATTTGGGTTATATACCTTGTCCCTTTGAGCTCACCTTGGTTAAGATTCTTGAATCTTGTTTTCTCTGGGGACTTGATCGCTTATTGCCCTCATTCATCTGCTCTGGATAGAAAACCTCTCAGGTATTCTTGAAGCAAGGAGCAAGGGGGTAAGCCGCAGGagaagaaaacctagaaagtgAAATCTCACAAATGAAATGGCGAAGGCTATTATCATCCACTAATTTTGCCACCAACTTTTCAGTTCCAGGTGTCTGTATAACATTTAATTCATCCAGAATCTTAGAATAAGACCGTGCCCCATACATCCCAACACTTTTTACCCAAGTTGGGACCATTTAATGTTTGTTCCGCATTCATATCAACGCAGGGTCGTAGACTTGATGGGAAATGATTCGAGCCCATGCCTGTGGTTCCTGCAACACTAGCTTCAACCCTCCTCCCACCCTACAATTCGATcctgttttcttttcccctAACTCAGAACACTACTGATTCAGACCATCCGTGATAGTTTACTACTGTTCACTACTATTCCAAAGCAATCACATCAATCTTTTATATATTTCTTGTAACAGGACATTTCTTTCACCAATTATTAGCAATTCCGAGCCAGGTTCAGTAAACTTCCATTAGGCCTTTAAATGTATGATTTTCGGTGACGATTAGATCAACGGCACTGGACATCACAAATTCTAatcccataaaaaaaaaagaaaaagaaaaacctcGTGCCGATGAACTATTAACAGGGATAAGAGttaatcttgctcaaatctgaCAATGTAGCTGAATATGGAGGCAATGTTGGTTAGAATATATACATCCTCAAAATAAAAGGGTTGGTTGTGGTTGATGTCCGGGGATATTTGCTTCCTGCCATCCCAACACATGCTTGATCTTTAACCACAGCAGGGAGGACAGATTGGCACCTAACTCCAGGCTGGAAACAAGGCCGACAATTGTAGCAGTGACTACCCATGAGAGGACGTTACGCTTCTCCCTTTAAAATCTAAACACTGTTAGTTGATATTGTGTTTGTGGTCTGGCCTTCAGTTCGGAAATCTCAACGTACAGCGCCATCGTCCTGGAGCCAACCTCATTTACTTTTTGGTACTGCTGCTCaatttcttgctttttttttcgcAGCATCAGAGGTCTGTTTTGAACAATTTGTCAAAAGGGTTCTCATTCTTCCTTCCGTTTTCCTTGTGCATTTGTTACTTAGTGACCTGTATAGTATTACAAAAAGAAGATGCATAAACAATTGAAAGCACAAGTGATAAAGACACGAAATTTCCgttaatgcatttatattctGGGATTGGTTTCTACTTTTGTCCTCTTCAACCTCCATTTATGCATGGCCATCTCCATTCTGTGAAGCAAGAGAAGTTAACTTCTTTGTTTGGGAGTCGGGAGAAACAAGAGCATAAAGTGTAAAAAGCTGCTGAAATTGCGAGAGAACTCAATTGGGTCAAGAggaattaaaaggaaaaaaaaaaaaaaaaaccccccgCTTTAACCATACACCTTTTAAACTTTTTAGTGTTGGTACAGAAGCTTGAACTTCTAAGTAAGTTGCAGCCAAGACAACTTAGGAGTGAGCAACTAATTGAACTTATGTTTGAACTAGATCGAGTGTTCAAGTGTAGTTGACCAAATTATGATCCAACTAGCATTCCAGAAGCAGTAAAAACGAAGTGGGATATTGTCGCTGACAGATCAATGTGGGAGGAGTAGTAGCTGCAGCAGGTTGGCCCATTGGTCCGCTTTCTTCGAAGTCCTGACTCCTGACTTAACTAGAGCCTTAAAGCCAGTTCACCATCCCAGAAAGCCTGTGACCAGTCACCAGTGGGACTTCTCGCTGGGGACTGACTGACTCACTGACTGAGACTCTCTGCTCTCCTACCAGAAACTAGATAGGAATGAATAGTAGCAGAAGTTCATCTTGAATTCCACTACTActatatttattattaataaaataatttttattgcTCAATTAACTTCCTTTTAGTATACTACTAGCATGTATAACTAACTTCCTTTAGTTTCACAAACTTGTATCAAAATGGAACAAGTAAGAATAGATACACTATTCCAGATGTGTCACTTAAGAATTTGCCATGACAGTATACCCCAGTCAATTTGttttcaatcttttttatttcatttgattCTCGTATTGGATTAACTTCACTTTGCACTCTTCAATTATATTTGAATTCTGGTTTTGGTCCATACATAAATTTTGAAGTGAAACGCTTTAGTCTCTGAAGTACTATAAATTATATCCTATTTAAGTAAATATATGTTTCACTGAAATATATAATCTATCCCactaaaatataaattaatccATTCTACTTTAGTTTCTAAAGTTGAAATTTATCCCACTTAGTTAAGGATAAAATTTGTTTCACTTTCATCTATAATCCTAATTaattaaagggataatatcaAAAACCTCCTCTGAGATTTCCCTTAATATCACCTGGCACCcttaagattttaaaaatatcacttaccttccttacttttgttatttgtgtaacaaaattttcaaaaatcctaaattaCCCTTCTACTTGCTAAATAAAAATGCTCCTAAATCACTTTATTTACTTCAAGAAAACcatcatttaaaaaataatttatagtaGTGCTACCACATTAACATTATAATGCTATAGTCCATAAAAATatagatttgaaaaataaaaaagatatttgCAAAGAAATACAGTTGACTAATTTAACTCTACGTGCTCAAAATCGATTTCTTATGAACTTTATCTTTTTCTCCAACTTCTTTCTCAATTCGTGCCTAAACTTTGAAATTGTACTaatcattataaaaaaataacttaaaataaacaaataaatcataccCCATCTATCACAattataaaaagtaaaagatgtcaaaattcaatttattataatttacaaatagAAAATTGCAT
The DNA window shown above is from Coffea arabica cultivar ET-39 chromosome 5e, Coffea Arabica ET-39 HiFi, whole genome shotgun sequence and carries:
- the LOC113690965 gene encoding uncharacterized protein, encoding MGERKVLNKYYPPDFDPAKIPRRRQPKNQQMKVRMMLPMSIRCNTCGNYIYKGTKFNSRKEDVAGENYLGIQIFRFYFKCTKCSAEITYKTDPKNSDYVVESGATRNFEPWRAEDEQVESEKRKRDSEEMGDAMKSLENRTLDSKREMDILAALDEVKSMKSRQASVSVDAMLEVLQRANEEKERKLFEEDEALIRSIFKGSSESYVRRINDDDFDDEEDVASTVAASEEASNSVSKRKKLDEERLGNPTDTLSDGSALDKDKAGVSGSSNNGKSIFKSPLVRVSIVKKPAADSNGSKANEGEETNQKADHNQIVRSTGLQSLCQLYQSDEDD
- the LOC140004042 gene encoding tyrosine--tRNA ligase 1, cytoplasmic-like isoform X1, whose amino-acid sequence is MDETAIPPSESVASLSVSSPPPPQTSSSQMSLEERFRIVRSVGEECIQEDELLNLLEKKPQPVCYDGFEPSGRMHIAQGVMKAINVNKLTSAGCKVKIWIADWFAQLNNKMGGDLKKIKVVGEYLIEIWKAVGMNLEGGQVEFLWSSDEINSRANEYWPLVMDIARRNKLPRIVRCCQIMGRNEQDELTAAQIFYPCMQCADIFFLKADICQLGMDQRKVNVLAREYCDDIKRKNKPIILSHHMLPGLQQGQEKMSKSDPSSSIYMEDEEAEVNLKIRKAYCPPQIAAGNPCLEYIKYIILPWFNEFKVERSPQNGGDKIYKTFEELAVDYESGELHPGDVKPALAKSLNKILQPVRDHFKNDANARELLRRVKSYKVTK
- the LOC140004042 gene encoding tyrosine--tRNA ligase 1, cytoplasmic-like isoform X2 produces the protein MSLEERFRIVRSVGEECIQEDELLNLLEKKPQPVCYDGFEPSGRMHIAQGVMKAINVNKLTSAGCKVKIWIADWFAQLNNKMGGDLKKIKVVGEYLIEIWKAVGMNLEGGQVEFLWSSDEINSRANEYWPLVMDIARRNKLPRIVRCCQIMGRNEQDELTAAQIFYPCMQCADIFFLKADICQLGMDQRKVNVLAREYCDDIKRKNKPIILSHHMLPGLQQGQEKMSKSDPSSSIYMEDEEAEVNLKIRKAYCPPQIAAGNPCLEYIKYIILPWFNEFKVERSPQNGGDKIYKTFEELAVDYESGELHPGDVKPALAKSLNKILQPVRDHFKNDANARELLRRVKSYKVTK